From one Brachypodium distachyon strain Bd21 chromosome 4, Brachypodium_distachyon_v3.0, whole genome shotgun sequence genomic stretch:
- the LOC100826071 gene encoding uncharacterized protein LOC100826071 — MAGSSQRQCRRGVSAGGGDEDVELDAAMALADMAGAVAGAPPQPQAERSGAHGESEEEEASTRLSLELGRVGIQGAAAASSPCSSSSSAGGCPTHQQALPAVAAPGAGYGARPRHSTLTEAEKEAKRLRRVLANRESARQTILRRQAIRDELARKVADLSSQNESMKKEKETVMQEYLTLQETNKQLKEQVVAKTADRSPSPVPIAMPTGTAEAPAQRAEASQQAAAPPPPPQPGFLYATAGPSSAPVPVPYVWGTWPPGYEPPAAGAPPPPLCLPPMGAWYYPAPPSYAAQQSFAGAGGSPVGSGGGGTAGEEEDDTDDGADPCSLTLGLEVGGNGGGGGRADKAATAAEARKRRKELTRMKHARPGGDE; from the exons ATGGCTGGCAGCAGTCAGCGGCAATGCCGGCGAGGCGTctcggcgggcggcggggacgaGGACGTGGAGCTCGACGCGGCCATGGCTCTGGCCGAcatggccggcgccgtcgcgggagcgccgccgcagccgcaggcTGAGAGATCAGGTGCCCATGGTGAGTctgaagaggaggaggcgagcaCGAGGCTGAGCCTGGAGCTGGGCAGGGTCGGCATCcagggcgccgccgcagcctcgtCGCCCTGCTCCAGCAGCTCCAGCGCCGGCGGTTGCCCCACGCATCAGCAAGCACTCCCGGCGGTGGCCGCGCCTGGCGCCGGCTACGGCGCCAGGCCCCGGCATAGCACGCTGACGGAGGCGGAGAAGGAGGCGAAGCGGCTCCGGCGCGTGCTCGCCAACCGGGAGTCCGCGCGCCAGAccatcctccgccgccag GCGATCCGGGACGAGCTGGCCAGGAAAGTCGCCGACCTGTCGTCGCAGAATGAGAGCATGAAGAAG GAGAAGGAGACGGTGATGCAGGAGTACCTGACGCTGCAGGAGACCAACAAGCAGCTGAAAGAACAG GTTGTCGCCAAGACGGCGGACAGGTCGCCATCTCCGGTGCCGATAGCCATGCCCACGGGCACGGCAGAAGCACCGGCGCAGCGAGCAGAAGCCTCCCAAcaagcggcggcgccaccgccgccgccgcagccgggcTTCCTGTACGCCACAGCAGGACCGTCCTCGGCGCCAGTTCCCGTGCCGTACGTCTGGGGCACCTGGCCGCCGGGGTACGAAccaccggccgccggcgcgccgccgccgccactctgCCTCCCGCCCATGGGCGCGTGGTActaccccgcgccgccgtcctaCGCCGCGCAGCAGTcgttcgccggcgccggcgggagcccGGTTGgatctggcggcggcgggacggccggagaggaggaagacgacaccgacgacggcgccgacCCGTGCTCGCTCACGCTGGGGCTGGAAGTgggcggcaatggcggcggcggcgggcgcgcggacaaggcggcgacggcggcggaggcgaggaagaggaggaaggagctCACCAGGATGAAGCACGCGCGGCCCGGCGGAGACGAGTAG
- the LOC112268704 gene encoding bZIP transcription factor 68-like, with protein sequence MQQLRRRPPPFARQEPRGVLLVDRTRPLARSADTKIALMSGNRQRQCLRGVAGGDDDVELGAAMALADMAGAVAAAPPPPQAERSSGAHGDGDYGEEEEASTRLSLELGKVGVQGAAAASSACSSAGQQHKQVLPAVAAPGAGYGARPRNSALTEAEKEAKRLRRVLANRESARQTILRRQAIRDELARKVADLASQNESMKKEKEAVMQEYLALQETNKQLREQARSFSLF encoded by the exons ATGCAGCAGttgcgccggcggccaccgcccTTCGCTCGGCAAGAGCCAAGAGGAGTACTACTAGTAGATCGAACCCGCCCCCTTGCTCGCTCTGCAGACACCAAGATCGCCCTCATGTCCGGAAATCGTCAGCGGCAATGCCTGCGAGGCGTCgcgggcggcgacgacgacgtggagctcggcgccgccatggctcTGGCCGACATGGCCGGCGCCGttgcagcagcgccgccgccgcctcaagCTGAGAGATCCTCAGGCGCCCATGGGGACGGTGACtatggggaagaggaagaggcgagCACGAGGCTGAGCCTGGAGCTGGGCAAGGTCGGCGTccagggcgccgccgccgcctcgtccgcCTGCTCCAGCGCCGGGCAGCAGCATAAGCAAGTACTCCCGGCGGTGGCCGCGCCGGGTGCCGGATACGGCGCGAGGCCTCGGAATAGCGCGCTGACGGAGGCGGAGAAGGAGGCGAagcggctgcggcgggtgCTCGCCAACCGGGAGTCCGCCCGCCAGACCATCCTTCGCCGCCAG GCGATCCGAGACGAGCTGGCGAGGAAAGTCGCGGACTTGGCGTCGCAGAACGAGAGCATGAAGAAG gagaaggaggcggtGATGCAAGAGTACCTGGCGCTGCAGGAGACAAACAAGCAGCTCAGAGAACAGGCACGGTCCTTTTCGTTATTCTAA